A window of the Rhea pennata isolate bPtePen1 chromosome 19, bPtePen1.pri, whole genome shotgun sequence genome harbors these coding sequences:
- the SPHK1 gene encoding sphingosine kinase 1 isoform X2: MRGSSPGPAPLTSGEGSRAARAAPWRATRGRWRRRSRQRRPGRVLPFPLGFAQNLIAGSHGAPRGAAGRDERGAGAARGASVTAGPGGGGREGICLEKQRLFVQIQRGQNEPERAAGARAGRAERSPLAPAPGLSYGLLPRPCRALVLLNPLSGPGLALKDFQALVQPMLAEADVAPTVFVTERPHHAHEKVRDEDLSQWDTLVVMSGDGLLHEVSGALGCPPATAGTAPGAERRRKVPEGRTAPRGEPSRAVPRRAEPSRASCLPASLAQVVNGLMERQDWEAAVKTPLCILPGGSGNALAASINHYAGNDHAGKRELLTNCAFILCKGLHTQMDLVSLSTASGTRLFSFLSFGWGFISDVDIASEKYRKLGNARFTLGTLQHLVRLQVYQGRLSYLPADAAPGARDDPPAPVPNGHAGRILPPAETGAPGARAEAALPEDSLLVPLQQPVPAHWTVVPEEEFVFVYAIYQSHLGSDLLMAPAARLHDGRIHLFFLKAGVSRVTMLKLFLAMEKGTHLDLNCPHLRYVPVRAFRLEPRASAGVMTVDGEALACEPVQGQIHGRLCRVLCGS; encoded by the exons ATGCGCGGTAGCTCGCCGGGCCCAGCGCCGTTAACGAGCGGGGAAGGCTCCCGGGCGGCTCGAGCGGCGCCTTGGCGAGCGACGCGGggccggtggcggcggcggtcgcgccagcgccgccccggccgaGTCCTCCCCTTTCCGCTGGGATTCGCTCAAAACCTTATCGCCGGCAGCCACGGGGCCCCGAGAGGCGCCGCGGGTCGGGAtgagcgcggggccggcgctgctcGCGGCGCGTCCGTGAccgccgggcccgggggcggggggagggaggggattTGCCTGGAAAAACAACGTTTGTTTGTTCAAATCCAACGCGGCCAAAACGAGCCTGAGCGGGCGGCTggggcgcgggcgggccgcGCTGAGCGAAGCCCTCTCGCCCCCGCGCCAGGCCTCAGCTACGGGctcctgccccggccctgccgcgcGCTGGTGCTGCTGAACCCGCTGAGCGGCCCCGGCCTGGCGCTCAAGGACTTCCAGGCGCTGGTGCAGCCCATGCTGGCCGAGGCCGATGTGGCGCCCACCGTCTTCGTCACCG AGAGACCCCACCACGCTCACGAGAAGGTGCGGGACGAGGACCTGTCGCAGTGGGACACCTTGGTGGTCATGTCTGGAGACGGCCTCCTCCACGAGGTGAGCGGGGCACTCGGATGCCCCCCGGCCACGGCCGGCACCGCGCCGGGGGCcgagaggaggagaaaagtgCCGGAGGGGCGAACTGCCCCCCGaggcgagccgagccgagccgtgccgcgccgtgccgagccgagccgcgccagctgcctccctgcctccctcgCGCAGGTAGTGAACGGGCTCATGGAGCGGCAGGACTGGGAGGCCGCCGTGAAGACGCCGCTGTGCATCCTGCCGGGAGGCTCCGGCAACGCCCTGGCCGCCTCCATCAACCACTACGCGGG CAACGACCACGCCGGCAAGCGGGAGCTGCTGACCAACTGCGCCTTCATCCTCTGCAAGGGGCTGCACACGCAGATGGACCTCGTCTCGCTGAGCACGGCCTCCGGCACGcgcctcttctccttcctcagctTCGGCTGGGGCTTCATCTCCGACGTGGACATCGCCAGCGAGAAGTACCGCAAGCTGGGCAATGCCCGCTTCACCCTGGGCACCCTGCAGCACCTGGTGCGGCTGCAGGTGTACCAGGGCCGCCTGTCCTACCTGCCCGCCGacgccgcccccggcgcccgcgaCGACCCGCCGGCGCCCGTCCCCAACGGCCACGCGGGCCGCATCCTGCCGCCGGCCGAGAcgggggcgccgggcgcccgggccGAGGCGGCTCTGCCCGAGGACTCGCTCCTGGTGCCGCTGCAGCAGCCGGTGCCCGCGCACTGGACCGTGGTCCCCGAGGAGGAGTTCGTCTTCGTCTACGCCATCTACCAGTCCCACCTGGGCTCCGACCTGCTCatggcgccggcggcgcggctccACGACGGCCGCATCCACCTCTTCTTCCTGAAGGCCGGCGTGAGCCGCGTGACGATGCTGAAGCTCTTCCTGGCCATGGAGAAGGGGACGCACCTGGACCTGAACTGCCCCCACCTGCGCTACGTGCCCGTGCGCGCTTTCCGCCTGGAGCCGCGGGCCAGCGCGGGCGTCATGACGGTGGACGGCGAGGCGCTGGCCTGCGAGCCCGTGCAGGGCCAGATCCACGGCCGCCTCTGCCGCGTCCTCTGCGGCTCCTGA
- the SPHK1 gene encoding sphingosine kinase 1 isoform X3: MRGSSPGPAPLTSGEGSRAARAAPWRATRGRWRRRSRQRRPGRVLPFPLGFAQNLIAGSHGAPRGAAGRDERGAGAARGASVTAGPGGGGREGICLEKQRLFVQIQRGQNEPERAAGARAGRAERSPLAPAPGLSYGLLPRPCRALVLLNPLSGPGLALKDFQALVQPMLAEADVAPTVFVTGKCPERSRRPPATPPSPPRGPARPRPGHARLSALSSPERPHHAHEKVRDEDLSQWDTLVVMSGDGLLHEVVNGLMERQDWEAAVKTPLCILPGGSGNALAASINHYAGNDHAGKRELLTNCAFILCKGLHTQMDLVSLSTASGTRLFSFLSFGWGFISDVDIASEKYRKLGNARFTLGTLQHLVRLQVYQGRLSYLPADAAPGARDDPPAPVPNGHAGRILPPAETGAPGARAEAALPEDSLLVPLQQPVPAHWTVVPEEEFVFVYAIYQSHLGSDLLMAPAARLHDGRIHLFFLKAGVSRVTMLKLFLAMEKGTHLDLNCPHLRYVPVRAFRLEPRASAGVMTVDGEALACEPVQGQIHGRLCRVLCGS, from the exons ATGCGCGGTAGCTCGCCGGGCCCAGCGCCGTTAACGAGCGGGGAAGGCTCCCGGGCGGCTCGAGCGGCGCCTTGGCGAGCGACGCGGggccggtggcggcggcggtcgcgccagcgccgccccggccgaGTCCTCCCCTTTCCGCTGGGATTCGCTCAAAACCTTATCGCCGGCAGCCACGGGGCCCCGAGAGGCGCCGCGGGTCGGGAtgagcgcggggccggcgctgctcGCGGCGCGTCCGTGAccgccgggcccgggggcggggggagggaggggattTGCCTGGAAAAACAACGTTTGTTTGTTCAAATCCAACGCGGCCAAAACGAGCCTGAGCGGGCGGCTggggcgcgggcgggccgcGCTGAGCGAAGCCCTCTCGCCCCCGCGCCAGGCCTCAGCTACGGGctcctgccccggccctgccgcgcGCTGGTGCTGCTGAACCCGCTGAGCGGCCCCGGCCTGGCGCTCAAGGACTTCCAGGCGCTGGTGCAGCCCATGCTGGCCGAGGCCGATGTGGCGCCCACCGTCTTCGTCACCGGTAAGTGCCCGGAGAGGTCCCGCCGGCCTCCTGccacccctccctcccctccccggggacccgcgcggccccggcccggccacGCTCGGCTCTCGGCGCTCTCCTCCCCAGAGAGACCCCACCACGCTCACGAGAAGGTGCGGGACGAGGACCTGTCGCAGTGGGACACCTTGGTGGTCATGTCTGGAGACGGCCTCCTCCACGAG GTAGTGAACGGGCTCATGGAGCGGCAGGACTGGGAGGCCGCCGTGAAGACGCCGCTGTGCATCCTGCCGGGAGGCTCCGGCAACGCCCTGGCCGCCTCCATCAACCACTACGCGGG CAACGACCACGCCGGCAAGCGGGAGCTGCTGACCAACTGCGCCTTCATCCTCTGCAAGGGGCTGCACACGCAGATGGACCTCGTCTCGCTGAGCACGGCCTCCGGCACGcgcctcttctccttcctcagctTCGGCTGGGGCTTCATCTCCGACGTGGACATCGCCAGCGAGAAGTACCGCAAGCTGGGCAATGCCCGCTTCACCCTGGGCACCCTGCAGCACCTGGTGCGGCTGCAGGTGTACCAGGGCCGCCTGTCCTACCTGCCCGCCGacgccgcccccggcgcccgcgaCGACCCGCCGGCGCCCGTCCCCAACGGCCACGCGGGCCGCATCCTGCCGCCGGCCGAGAcgggggcgccgggcgcccgggccGAGGCGGCTCTGCCCGAGGACTCGCTCCTGGTGCCGCTGCAGCAGCCGGTGCCCGCGCACTGGACCGTGGTCCCCGAGGAGGAGTTCGTCTTCGTCTACGCCATCTACCAGTCCCACCTGGGCTCCGACCTGCTCatggcgccggcggcgcggctccACGACGGCCGCATCCACCTCTTCTTCCTGAAGGCCGGCGTGAGCCGCGTGACGATGCTGAAGCTCTTCCTGGCCATGGAGAAGGGGACGCACCTGGACCTGAACTGCCCCCACCTGCGCTACGTGCCCGTGCGCGCTTTCCGCCTGGAGCCGCGGGCCAGCGCGGGCGTCATGACGGTGGACGGCGAGGCGCTGGCCTGCGAGCCCGTGCAGGGCCAGATCCACGGCCGCCTCTGCCGCGTCCTCTGCGGCTCCTGA
- the SPHK1 gene encoding sphingosine kinase 1 isoform X4 → MRGSSPGPAPLTSGEGSRAARAAPWRATRGRWRRRSRQRRPGRVLPFPLGFAQNLIAGSHGAPRGAAGRDERGAGAARGASVTAGPGGGGREGICLEKQRLFVQIQRGQNEPERAAGARAGRAERSPLAPAPGLSYGLLPRPCRALVLLNPLSGPGLALKDFQALVQPMLAEADVAPTVFVTERPHHAHEKVRDEDLSQWDTLVVMSGDGLLHEVVNGLMERQDWEAAVKTPLCILPGGSGNALAASINHYAGNDHAGKRELLTNCAFILCKGLHTQMDLVSLSTASGTRLFSFLSFGWGFISDVDIASEKYRKLGNARFTLGTLQHLVRLQVYQGRLSYLPADAAPGARDDPPAPVPNGHAGRILPPAETGAPGARAEAALPEDSLLVPLQQPVPAHWTVVPEEEFVFVYAIYQSHLGSDLLMAPAARLHDGRIHLFFLKAGVSRVTMLKLFLAMEKGTHLDLNCPHLRYVPVRAFRLEPRASAGVMTVDGEALACEPVQGQIHGRLCRVLCGS, encoded by the exons ATGCGCGGTAGCTCGCCGGGCCCAGCGCCGTTAACGAGCGGGGAAGGCTCCCGGGCGGCTCGAGCGGCGCCTTGGCGAGCGACGCGGggccggtggcggcggcggtcgcgccagcgccgccccggccgaGTCCTCCCCTTTCCGCTGGGATTCGCTCAAAACCTTATCGCCGGCAGCCACGGGGCCCCGAGAGGCGCCGCGGGTCGGGAtgagcgcggggccggcgctgctcGCGGCGCGTCCGTGAccgccgggcccgggggcggggggagggaggggattTGCCTGGAAAAACAACGTTTGTTTGTTCAAATCCAACGCGGCCAAAACGAGCCTGAGCGGGCGGCTggggcgcgggcgggccgcGCTGAGCGAAGCCCTCTCGCCCCCGCGCCAGGCCTCAGCTACGGGctcctgccccggccctgccgcgcGCTGGTGCTGCTGAACCCGCTGAGCGGCCCCGGCCTGGCGCTCAAGGACTTCCAGGCGCTGGTGCAGCCCATGCTGGCCGAGGCCGATGTGGCGCCCACCGTCTTCGTCACCG AGAGACCCCACCACGCTCACGAGAAGGTGCGGGACGAGGACCTGTCGCAGTGGGACACCTTGGTGGTCATGTCTGGAGACGGCCTCCTCCACGAG GTAGTGAACGGGCTCATGGAGCGGCAGGACTGGGAGGCCGCCGTGAAGACGCCGCTGTGCATCCTGCCGGGAGGCTCCGGCAACGCCCTGGCCGCCTCCATCAACCACTACGCGGG CAACGACCACGCCGGCAAGCGGGAGCTGCTGACCAACTGCGCCTTCATCCTCTGCAAGGGGCTGCACACGCAGATGGACCTCGTCTCGCTGAGCACGGCCTCCGGCACGcgcctcttctccttcctcagctTCGGCTGGGGCTTCATCTCCGACGTGGACATCGCCAGCGAGAAGTACCGCAAGCTGGGCAATGCCCGCTTCACCCTGGGCACCCTGCAGCACCTGGTGCGGCTGCAGGTGTACCAGGGCCGCCTGTCCTACCTGCCCGCCGacgccgcccccggcgcccgcgaCGACCCGCCGGCGCCCGTCCCCAACGGCCACGCGGGCCGCATCCTGCCGCCGGCCGAGAcgggggcgccgggcgcccgggccGAGGCGGCTCTGCCCGAGGACTCGCTCCTGGTGCCGCTGCAGCAGCCGGTGCCCGCGCACTGGACCGTGGTCCCCGAGGAGGAGTTCGTCTTCGTCTACGCCATCTACCAGTCCCACCTGGGCTCCGACCTGCTCatggcgccggcggcgcggctccACGACGGCCGCATCCACCTCTTCTTCCTGAAGGCCGGCGTGAGCCGCGTGACGATGCTGAAGCTCTTCCTGGCCATGGAGAAGGGGACGCACCTGGACCTGAACTGCCCCCACCTGCGCTACGTGCCCGTGCGCGCTTTCCGCCTGGAGCCGCGGGCCAGCGCGGGCGTCATGACGGTGGACGGCGAGGCGCTGGCCTGCGAGCCCGTGCAGGGCCAGATCCACGGCCGCCTCTGCCGCGTCCTCTGCGGCTCCTGA
- the SPHK1 gene encoding sphingosine kinase 1 isoform X1 — translation MRGSSPGPAPLTSGEGSRAARAAPWRATRGRWRRRSRQRRPGRVLPFPLGFAQNLIAGSHGAPRGAAGRDERGAGAARGASVTAGPGGGGREGICLEKQRLFVQIQRGQNEPERAAGARAGRAERSPLAPAPGLSYGLLPRPCRALVLLNPLSGPGLALKDFQALVQPMLAEADVAPTVFVTGKCPERSRRPPATPPSPPRGPARPRPGHARLSALSSPERPHHAHEKVRDEDLSQWDTLVVMSGDGLLHEVSGALGCPPATAGTAPGAERRRKVPEGRTAPRGEPSRAVPRRAEPSRASCLPASLAQVVNGLMERQDWEAAVKTPLCILPGGSGNALAASINHYAGNDHAGKRELLTNCAFILCKGLHTQMDLVSLSTASGTRLFSFLSFGWGFISDVDIASEKYRKLGNARFTLGTLQHLVRLQVYQGRLSYLPADAAPGARDDPPAPVPNGHAGRILPPAETGAPGARAEAALPEDSLLVPLQQPVPAHWTVVPEEEFVFVYAIYQSHLGSDLLMAPAARLHDGRIHLFFLKAGVSRVTMLKLFLAMEKGTHLDLNCPHLRYVPVRAFRLEPRASAGVMTVDGEALACEPVQGQIHGRLCRVLCGS, via the exons ATGCGCGGTAGCTCGCCGGGCCCAGCGCCGTTAACGAGCGGGGAAGGCTCCCGGGCGGCTCGAGCGGCGCCTTGGCGAGCGACGCGGggccggtggcggcggcggtcgcgccagcgccgccccggccgaGTCCTCCCCTTTCCGCTGGGATTCGCTCAAAACCTTATCGCCGGCAGCCACGGGGCCCCGAGAGGCGCCGCGGGTCGGGAtgagcgcggggccggcgctgctcGCGGCGCGTCCGTGAccgccgggcccgggggcggggggagggaggggattTGCCTGGAAAAACAACGTTTGTTTGTTCAAATCCAACGCGGCCAAAACGAGCCTGAGCGGGCGGCTggggcgcgggcgggccgcGCTGAGCGAAGCCCTCTCGCCCCCGCGCCAGGCCTCAGCTACGGGctcctgccccggccctgccgcgcGCTGGTGCTGCTGAACCCGCTGAGCGGCCCCGGCCTGGCGCTCAAGGACTTCCAGGCGCTGGTGCAGCCCATGCTGGCCGAGGCCGATGTGGCGCCCACCGTCTTCGTCACCGGTAAGTGCCCGGAGAGGTCCCGCCGGCCTCCTGccacccctccctcccctccccggggacccgcgcggccccggcccggccacGCTCGGCTCTCGGCGCTCTCCTCCCCAGAGAGACCCCACCACGCTCACGAGAAGGTGCGGGACGAGGACCTGTCGCAGTGGGACACCTTGGTGGTCATGTCTGGAGACGGCCTCCTCCACGAGGTGAGCGGGGCACTCGGATGCCCCCCGGCCACGGCCGGCACCGCGCCGGGGGCcgagaggaggagaaaagtgCCGGAGGGGCGAACTGCCCCCCGaggcgagccgagccgagccgtgccgcgccgtgccgagccgagccgcgccagctgcctccctgcctccctcgCGCAGGTAGTGAACGGGCTCATGGAGCGGCAGGACTGGGAGGCCGCCGTGAAGACGCCGCTGTGCATCCTGCCGGGAGGCTCCGGCAACGCCCTGGCCGCCTCCATCAACCACTACGCGGG CAACGACCACGCCGGCAAGCGGGAGCTGCTGACCAACTGCGCCTTCATCCTCTGCAAGGGGCTGCACACGCAGATGGACCTCGTCTCGCTGAGCACGGCCTCCGGCACGcgcctcttctccttcctcagctTCGGCTGGGGCTTCATCTCCGACGTGGACATCGCCAGCGAGAAGTACCGCAAGCTGGGCAATGCCCGCTTCACCCTGGGCACCCTGCAGCACCTGGTGCGGCTGCAGGTGTACCAGGGCCGCCTGTCCTACCTGCCCGCCGacgccgcccccggcgcccgcgaCGACCCGCCGGCGCCCGTCCCCAACGGCCACGCGGGCCGCATCCTGCCGCCGGCCGAGAcgggggcgccgggcgcccgggccGAGGCGGCTCTGCCCGAGGACTCGCTCCTGGTGCCGCTGCAGCAGCCGGTGCCCGCGCACTGGACCGTGGTCCCCGAGGAGGAGTTCGTCTTCGTCTACGCCATCTACCAGTCCCACCTGGGCTCCGACCTGCTCatggcgccggcggcgcggctccACGACGGCCGCATCCACCTCTTCTTCCTGAAGGCCGGCGTGAGCCGCGTGACGATGCTGAAGCTCTTCCTGGCCATGGAGAAGGGGACGCACCTGGACCTGAACTGCCCCCACCTGCGCTACGTGCCCGTGCGCGCTTTCCGCCTGGAGCCGCGGGCCAGCGCGGGCGTCATGACGGTGGACGGCGAGGCGCTGGCCTGCGAGCCCGTGCAGGGCCAGATCCACGGCCGCCTCTGCCGCGTCCTCTGCGGCTCCTGA
- the SPHK1 gene encoding sphingosine kinase 1 isoform X5, protein MLAEADVAPTVFVTGKCPERSRRPPATPPSPPRGPARPRPGHARLSALSSPERPHHAHEKVRDEDLSQWDTLVVMSGDGLLHEVSGALGCPPATAGTAPGAERRRKVPEGRTAPRGEPSRAVPRRAEPSRASCLPASLAQVVNGLMERQDWEAAVKTPLCILPGGSGNALAASINHYAGNDHAGKRELLTNCAFILCKGLHTQMDLVSLSTASGTRLFSFLSFGWGFISDVDIASEKYRKLGNARFTLGTLQHLVRLQVYQGRLSYLPADAAPGARDDPPAPVPNGHAGRILPPAETGAPGARAEAALPEDSLLVPLQQPVPAHWTVVPEEEFVFVYAIYQSHLGSDLLMAPAARLHDGRIHLFFLKAGVSRVTMLKLFLAMEKGTHLDLNCPHLRYVPVRAFRLEPRASAGVMTVDGEALACEPVQGQIHGRLCRVLCGS, encoded by the exons ATGCTGGCCGAGGCCGATGTGGCGCCCACCGTCTTCGTCACCGGTAAGTGCCCGGAGAGGTCCCGCCGGCCTCCTGccacccctccctcccctccccggggacccgcgcggccccggcccggccacGCTCGGCTCTCGGCGCTCTCCTCCCCAGAGAGACCCCACCACGCTCACGAGAAGGTGCGGGACGAGGACCTGTCGCAGTGGGACACCTTGGTGGTCATGTCTGGAGACGGCCTCCTCCACGAGGTGAGCGGGGCACTCGGATGCCCCCCGGCCACGGCCGGCACCGCGCCGGGGGCcgagaggaggagaaaagtgCCGGAGGGGCGAACTGCCCCCCGaggcgagccgagccgagccgtgccgcgccgtgccgagccgagccgcgccagctgcctccctgcctccctcgCGCAGGTAGTGAACGGGCTCATGGAGCGGCAGGACTGGGAGGCCGCCGTGAAGACGCCGCTGTGCATCCTGCCGGGAGGCTCCGGCAACGCCCTGGCCGCCTCCATCAACCACTACGCGGG CAACGACCACGCCGGCAAGCGGGAGCTGCTGACCAACTGCGCCTTCATCCTCTGCAAGGGGCTGCACACGCAGATGGACCTCGTCTCGCTGAGCACGGCCTCCGGCACGcgcctcttctccttcctcagctTCGGCTGGGGCTTCATCTCCGACGTGGACATCGCCAGCGAGAAGTACCGCAAGCTGGGCAATGCCCGCTTCACCCTGGGCACCCTGCAGCACCTGGTGCGGCTGCAGGTGTACCAGGGCCGCCTGTCCTACCTGCCCGCCGacgccgcccccggcgcccgcgaCGACCCGCCGGCGCCCGTCCCCAACGGCCACGCGGGCCGCATCCTGCCGCCGGCCGAGAcgggggcgccgggcgcccgggccGAGGCGGCTCTGCCCGAGGACTCGCTCCTGGTGCCGCTGCAGCAGCCGGTGCCCGCGCACTGGACCGTGGTCCCCGAGGAGGAGTTCGTCTTCGTCTACGCCATCTACCAGTCCCACCTGGGCTCCGACCTGCTCatggcgccggcggcgcggctccACGACGGCCGCATCCACCTCTTCTTCCTGAAGGCCGGCGTGAGCCGCGTGACGATGCTGAAGCTCTTCCTGGCCATGGAGAAGGGGACGCACCTGGACCTGAACTGCCCCCACCTGCGCTACGTGCCCGTGCGCGCTTTCCGCCTGGAGCCGCGGGCCAGCGCGGGCGTCATGACGGTGGACGGCGAGGCGCTGGCCTGCGAGCCCGTGCAGGGCCAGATCCACGGCCGCCTCTGCCGCGTCCTCTGCGGCTCCTGA